In the Pseudonocardia sediminis genome, CCGTCGGCGTTGGAGTAGTAGAGGTGGTAGATCGGCACCGACCCGTCGAACAGCACGGTCCGCTTGATGAACCGCATCCCGAGGGTCTTCGTGTGGAAGTCCACGTCCTCCTGGGCGTGCGCGACGGACAGGGTCAGGTGGTGGCTGCCGCGGATGTAGCTCATGGGAGCCAGTCTCTGTGTCGTGGACCACCGTCCGGAACGTCGTTTCCGGTCACCGGGAAACCGGATTGACGGGCCGGCGGCCTCAGGAACGGGCCGCGCGCGCGCGTTCGCCGAGCGCGGCCAGGACCGCGTCGTCGTAGCTCATCGGCTCGAACGGCACGAGACGCCGGATCGCGTCGTCGCGGACGACGACCTCGTTGCTCATCGAGTCGATCAGCGACCGGCCGGTCGGCACGTCGACGTCGGTGACGAGCGAGAGCCACCGCGACGACAGGCTCGGGGTGAGCAGCGGGACCGGCACCACGAACATGGTGCGGCCCTCGATCACGGCGACGCGGCGCATCATGTCCAGGTAGGCCAGGACCTCCGGGCCACCGATGTCCAGCGTCCGCCCGGCCGCCTCGGGGAGGTCGAGCACCCCGAGCAGGTACCGGACGACGTCGGCGACCGCGATCGGCTGGGTCCGCGTCCGAACCCAGCGCGGGCAGATCGTGGCGGGCAGGTGCTCGACGAGCTGGCGGGTCATCTCCCAGGAGATGCCGCCGTAGCCGACGATGATCCCGGCCCGCAGCGTGGTGACCGGGACGCCGGTCGAGGCGAGGACCTGCTCGACCTCGCGGCGGCTGCGCAGGTGCTCGGACAGGTCGTCGCGGTCGTCGCCGAGGCCACCCAGGTAGACGATCCGGCCCACCCCGGCCTCCGCGGCGGCGTCGGCGAACGCGCGGGCCGCGCGGTCGTCGCGGCGGGCGAAGTCGGCGTCGTCGAGCGAGTGCACCAGGTAGTAGGCGGCCCGGCAGCCGGCGAGCGCGGTGACGAGGGAGTCGGAGTCCTGCACGTCGCCGTAGACGGCCCGGCCGGGACCGGTGTGGGCCTCCGGACGGCGGGTCATGGCGAGGACCTCGTGGCCCTGCGCCTCCAGCGCCGGGCACAGGCGTCGTCCGACGAACCCGGACGCCCCGGCGACGAGGACCTTCACGCTTTCCGCTTCGGGGACCGGCCGGGCCGGGCCAGCACCTCGCCGGTGTCGACGGTGCCCTCGACGATCCCGCGGGCGACGTCGCTCAGCCGCCGGTTGTTGTCGCGGGCGTGACGGCGGAGCCGGTCGAACGCGGTGTCCATGGTCAGCGACCCGCTCTGGGCGAGCACCCCCTTGGCCTGCTCGATGATCACCCGGCTGTTCAGGGCGGACTGCAGCTGCTCGCTGACCACCTCGCCACGGCGCACCGCCCGCTCGGCGAGGATCCCGATCGTGGCGACGTCGGCCAGGGACTGGCCGAGCGCGAGGTCGGCCGCAGGCAGCGGGCCGGGCCGGGTGTGGAACAGGTTCAGCGCCCCGATCGCCTCACCGCGCAGCCGCAGGGGCAGGGCGTGCACCGAGCCGTAGGTCCCCCGCTTCGCGAGCGCGGCGACGAAGCCCGGCCACCGGGGCGCGCTGCCGGCCAGGTCGGTCACGCTGACCGCCGCACCGGAGCGGACGCAGTCCACGCACGGCCCCTCGTCGGCCTCGATCTGGAGCAGCTCCATCCAGTCGCTGCGCTCGTCGGTCGAGGCCGCGACGCGGAGCTTGTCGCAGGCGTCGAGGAGCAGGATCCCGGCGGCGTCGGCGGCGAGCAGCTCGACGCTGGCGGCGGCCAGCCGGTCGAGCAGGTCGATGACGTCGTAGTCGTCGACCAGCGTGTCGGCCAGCCCGACGAACGCGCTGATGAGCAGCCCCTCCCGGCCCATCACGTCGGTCGCCGTCCCGGTGACCGCTCCGCCCGGGGGTGCTGTGTCACTCACGTCGTGTTCCTCCTGGGGTGGTGCGTCGGCGGGGGCCGGCGTCGACCGTGCGGCCGCGGCGGGAGAGGTCAGCGGACCAGGGGACCGCGGACCGCGGCCACCGCGCCGGCGGGCTCGTCGGGGATCTCGTCGCCGGGACCGGCGGGGATCTCGTCGCCGGGACCGTCGACGGACCGGATGGAGGATCGGTGGATGGCGGTCCGTTCGGTCTCGCTCAGACCGCCCCACACCCCGTACGGCTCCCGCACGGCCAGCGCGTGCTCGCGGCACTGCTCGCGCACGGGGCATCCGGCGCAGACCTGCTTGGCGAGTCGTTCCCGGCGCACGCGGGTCGGTCCGCGTTCCTTCTCGGGGTGGAAGAAGACCGCGCTGTCCAGATTCCGGCACGCGGCACGCATCTGCCAGTTCCAGATGTCGGTGACCGGCACGGGGAGGCGGCGGATATCGGCCATGGCGGTACTCGTTTCCTCAGGACGACGGGGAGTCGTCGCCGAGGATCTGGAGCGACACGAGGGCGGTACCCGCGCGGGCTCCTGCGCAATCACGTCCGACGCGCATTCCGGCGGGAGACCGGCACGGGGCGGACCGCGGTCGTCACGACCCCTGGTCGCCGCCCACGGCCCGTCGCCGCCGCACGCCGGAACCGGACCGGAGACCGTCCCCCGGCCGGCGCACGCGGGTCGCGGTGACCATCGCACGGACCGGGCGGACGAGGACACGGCGGACGGTCGCCAGCAGCGCCGCATCGGCCGACCGGACGCCGGGGTCGAAGGCGGGCGCGTCACGCCACAGCACGAGGTAGATCTCCTCGACGACCCGCTCGGTCCGCGGAGGGTCCAGCACCCGCTCCACCACGCCGAGGACCATGGGGGCGGTCGCGTCGTAGAACGCACCGAAGGCGCCCACGTCACCGCCTCCGGCGGCCACCAGCAGATCGTCCGTCGTCGCCCGCCGCGGGCCCACGACGGGAGGGTTCCGCGCGACGGACGGCGCCCGGCCCGGCTCGAACACGGCAACCCCGTCCCGCAGTCACGACACGACCGTGTGCCGGGGACCGGGGCACCACGCCGAGCCGTCGAGGCCTCGGATCACCGACCGTAAGGTGACCGTGTCACCGCGGCAACTCGATCCCGACCGGTACAGCGACCCGATCTTCACCGGGACAAGGTGGCCGGGTCCGTCGCGCCGTCGACGACGTTGCGGCACAGCTCCGTCAGCCGCAGGTTGTGCTCCCGGGAGTGACGGCGCAGGACCGTGAACGCCTCGTCGGGCGAGATGTCGTCGTGCTGGGCGACCCTGCCCTTCGCCTGCTCGATGATCACCCGGCTGTTCAGCGCGCCCTGCAGCTGCTCGGCGAGCGTCTCGGCCCGGCGCACCGCACGCTCGTGCAGCAGGCCGATCGTGGCGGCGTCGGCCAGCGCCTGGCCCAGACGGTCGTCCGGTCCGGCGAGCGTGTGCGGGTCGGTGTGCAGCAGGGTCAGCGCACCGATGACGTCACCGCGCAGCTTCATCGGCAGCGCGTGCACGGCGCGGAAGCCCGCCGACGCAGCGCCGGCGGCGAAGCGTGGCCAGCGGGTGGCGTCGTAGGTCAGGTCGTGTGAGCTCACGGGCTCACCGCTGCGGACGCAGTCGACGCACGGCCCGTCGTCGACGGCCACCGCGAACACCTCGAGGAGCCGGGACCGTTCCGAGGACGCGGCGGCCACCGAGAGCCCGCCGGTGTTGAGGTCGGTGAGGATGATCCCGGCCGCGGAGACGTCGAGCAGGTCGACGCTGCTCTCGGCCAGGGTGGTCAACAGGTCCAGGGCGTCGAAGTCCGAGACCAGGGTGTCGGTCAGCGCCAGGAAGGCGTCGATGACCTGGGGTTCACGGCCGTTGCTCATCGGTCCTCCTCCACGCCGGGCCGGGTGGGCCCGCCGTCGTCCGGGTCCAGGATCAGTTCGCGGTCGACGATCCGGCGCGCCACCTGCTCGATCGGCTCGCTGTGGGCGAACGCGTGGGCCCGGATCCGCAGCAGTGCCCTGTCCACGCCGATCCCCTCGGCGCCCGAGACCATCCCGGAGGCCTGGTGGACCTCTGCGTGCACCCCGGGCAGCCACCCCATGTCAGCTGTGGCACCCGCGGTGCCGTTCTCCTCCGGTGTCGACGGTCCCACACCGACGGGAACGGCCGCAGCGTCGGAGCCGACGTCCGGCCCGGAGACCGTGAGCTCGAGGAGGACCTCGGTGGCCAGCCCGGCCAGCACCAGCGCGTCGGCGAACTGCCCGCGGGTCAGCGGCCCGGTCGTGTCCCGGTGTAGGTCCAGCGTGCCCAGCCGGACCGCGCCGACCTGCAACGGGAGCGAGAACACCGCCGCGGCCCCGGCCTGCAACGCCTCCGGCGTGAAGCCGAGCCACCTCGACGTGTCCTGGCCCAGGTCGCCGACGAGCACCGGCGCCCCCGACGCGTAGGCGTCCAGGCAGGGGCCCTCGCCGGCCGTGAGCTGCAGCGCCTCCAGCCGGCGGGCCACCGGGCCGGTGGCCCACAGCTGGTCCCGGCTCCCGGCCAGGCCACCGGCCAGCCCGGCCATCACCGTGATCCCGGCGCCGCTGACCCCCACCTCGGAGACCGCCAGCGCGCACACCCGGCCCAGCCGGGCCCGGCCGTCGGACGGCTCGCCCGCCCCGGCGGTCATCAGGTCGAGGAGCCGGCGTCGCCGGTCCTCGTCGCGGTCGTGGTCGGTGCCGTCGCCGCTCACGTGCAGCTCCCTGCCCGCGGACGGGATCGACGGTGTCCGGCCAGACGGTACGCCCGGATCAGCCGGACTGTGCGGCCACTTCCCGCAGACGGTTCATCCGTGCGGTCGTGGGCCAGCGGACCTCGGTGGCCCAGCCGAGCTTCTCGAACGCCGCGATGACGCGGGCCGACGGGTCGATCTGGCCGGGCACGGCGCCGTGGCGGGCGCACGTGGGGTCGGCGTGGTGCAGGTTGTGCCACGACTCGCCCATCGACAGGACCGCGAGCGGCCAGAAGTTGGTGGCCTTGCTGCGGGCCTCGAACGGACGGTCGCCGAGCATGTGGCAGATCGAGTTGATCGACCAGGTGACGTGGTGCAGTACCGCGACCCGGACGAGTCCGGCCCAGAACAGTGCGGTCACCGCACCCCACCAGGACATCGTGACCAGGCCGCCGATGAGTGCCGGCGCGGTGAGGCTCGCGACCGTCAGCAGCGGGAACAGCCGGGCGACCCGGGCGACGTCGCGGTCGGAGAGCAGATCCGGGGTGAAGCGGGCGGCGTTCGTGCGGTCCCGCTCGAACAGCCAGCCCAGGTGGGCGTGGAACATGCCCCTGGTGAGCCCGGCCGGTCCGTCGCCGTGCAGCCACGGCGAGTGCGGGTCGCCGTCCTTGTCGGCGAAGGCGTGGTGGCGGCGGTGGTCGGCCACCCAGGTGATGACGTCGCCCTGCAGCGCGAGGCTCCCGGCGACCGCGAGCCCGACGCGCAGGGCTCGGTTCGCCTTGAAGGCGCGGTGGGTGAAGTACCGGTGGAAGCCGACGGTGACGCCCAGCGCGGACACCAGGTAGAAGCCGGCCGCGAGACCGACGTCGAGCCAGCTCAGACCCCATCCCCAGGCCAGCGGCACGGCTGCGACCAGGGCGATCATCGGGATCAGTGTGAAGGCGTAGACGAGTGCGGCCTCGACCGGAGGCCGGCGCCCGTCGAGGACGGGCTTCGACGGGGCGGGGGCCTTCGCCGGTGGTGCCGCCGGTGCGCCCGGGGGGACGGGTTCGGTGATCGTCACGATCGAGGGGTTCTCCTTGGAGCTCGTACTGGGATGCGCCGCGCTGCGCTGCGGGTGTCCGAAGTCCGAGGTCTGGGAACTCACCCTGTGTACCCGCCGGAGCGGCCCCGCACCCTCTTTCCGGCGGGTGAGCCGAACCACGCGGGTCAGTCCGGGACGGGCGTCTCACGGACCACGACGACCGGGCAGGAGGCGAACCCGACCAGGCCGCGGCCGGTCGAGGTGACCGACATCGACGCCGGTGGCAGGTGCTCGCGATGCCCCACGACCACCGCGCGGGCCCCGTCGGCGCGGTCGAGCACGGCCCGCAGCGGGCTCCCCTCCACCAGCTCGCCCTCGATCTCCAGGCCCGGGTGCCGCTCCCGGGCCGCGGCGACGGCGTCACGCAGGATCTCGCCGGCGAACCCGCCGAGCGTCGTCCCGTCACCGGTGAGCCGGTGTGCGGCGCCCGCGGTGTCGGACACGACG is a window encoding:
- a CDS encoding NAD(P)H-binding protein; its protein translation is MKVLVAGASGFVGRRLCPALEAQGHEVLAMTRRPEAHTGPGRAVYGDVQDSDSLVTALAGCRAAYYLVHSLDDADFARRDDRAARAFADAAAEAGVGRIVYLGGLGDDRDDLSEHLRSRREVEQVLASTGVPVTTLRAGIIVGYGGISWEMTRQLVEHLPATICPRWVRTRTQPIAVADVVRYLLGVLDLPEAAGRTLDIGGPEVLAYLDMMRRVAVIEGRTMFVVPVPLLTPSLSSRWLSLVTDVDVPTGRSLIDSMSNEVVVRDDAIRRLVPFEPMSYDDAVLAALGERARAARS
- a CDS encoding GAF and ANTAR domain-containing protein — encoded protein: MSDTAPPGGAVTGTATDVMGREGLLISAFVGLADTLVDDYDVIDLLDRLAAASVELLAADAAGILLLDACDKLRVAASTDERSDWMELLQIEADEGPCVDCVRSGAAVSVTDLAGSAPRWPGFVAALAKRGTYGSVHALPLRLRGEAIGALNLFHTRPGPLPAADLALGQSLADVATIGILAERAVRRGEVVSEQLQSALNSRVIIEQAKGVLAQSGSLTMDTAFDRLRRHARDNNRRLSDVARGIVEGTVDTGEVLARPGRSPKRKA
- a CDS encoding WhiB family transcriptional regulator gives rise to the protein MADIRRLPVPVTDIWNWQMRAACRNLDSAVFFHPEKERGPTRVRRERLAKQVCAGCPVREQCREHALAVREPYGVWGGLSETERTAIHRSSIRSVDGPGDEIPAGPGDEIPDEPAGAVAAVRGPLVR
- a CDS encoding GAF and ANTAR domain-containing protein yields the protein MSNGREPQVIDAFLALTDTLVSDFDALDLLTTLAESSVDLLDVSAAGIILTDLNTGGLSVAAASSERSRLLEVFAVAVDDGPCVDCVRSGEPVSSHDLTYDATRWPRFAAGAASAGFRAVHALPMKLRGDVIGALTLLHTDPHTLAGPDDRLGQALADAATIGLLHERAVRRAETLAEQLQGALNSRVIIEQAKGRVAQHDDISPDEAFTVLRRHSREHNLRLTELCRNVVDGATDPATLSR
- a CDS encoding GAF and ANTAR domain-containing protein; translated protein: MSGDGTDHDRDEDRRRRLLDLMTAGAGEPSDGRARLGRVCALAVSEVGVSGAGITVMAGLAGGLAGSRDQLWATGPVARRLEALQLTAGEGPCLDAYASGAPVLVGDLGQDTSRWLGFTPEALQAGAAAVFSLPLQVGAVRLGTLDLHRDTTGPLTRGQFADALVLAGLATEVLLELTVSGPDVGSDAAAVPVGVGPSTPEENGTAGATADMGWLPGVHAEVHQASGMVSGAEGIGVDRALLRIRAHAFAHSEPIEQVARRIVDRELILDPDDGGPTRPGVEEDR
- a CDS encoding acyl-CoA desaturase, which encodes MVTITEPVPPGAPAAPPAKAPAPSKPVLDGRRPPVEAALVYAFTLIPMIALVAAVPLAWGWGLSWLDVGLAAGFYLVSALGVTVGFHRYFTHRAFKANRALRVGLAVAGSLALQGDVITWVADHRRHHAFADKDGDPHSPWLHGDGPAGLTRGMFHAHLGWLFERDRTNAARFTPDLLSDRDVARVARLFPLLTVASLTAPALIGGLVTMSWWGAVTALFWAGLVRVAVLHHVTWSINSICHMLGDRPFEARSKATNFWPLAVLSMGESWHNLHHADPTCARHGAVPGQIDPSARVIAAFEKLGWATEVRWPTTARMNRLREVAAQSG